One window from the genome of bacterium encodes:
- a CDS encoding heavy metal translocating P-type ATPase, which yields MPIQYRIAQAIPGRLRLRVDLRGDFQKEGMVKALEDFLRCQKGVFKVNYNRHCRSLTVQYNPVDTSGDELMRLISKVSVETLKLRQRNPEHQKPEAEGFSWLPFTLSSVALILGTFTESSLMPFLLLGASIPIFSRAFVSVTKEKKLNVDVLDASATALLSFQRQYTTAAAMVWLVSLGDFIRNATVRQSHRAIEGLFDGHDLTAWVVRDGKKILIKAEGVQIGDEVVVYPGELIPVDGIVLEGKATVDQKILTGESLPVEKEKGNKVFAGTVVREGKVYLRAEKVGAETTQAKIIQLVNQAPTQETRVQNYAEHFANRLVPWSFLAAGTSFAITGNSNPAASLLIVDYGTGIRIAAPTTVLSSMTRAARQGILIKGGRYLEKLAAIDAVIFDKTGTLTLGEPEIVDIIPYGKKNTPEWVLSLAAASEDRITHPTAEAIVRAAKQRGIDIPERESSEYTIGLGIEACVGGSVVMVGCHRFMALKKVPMKRASRDIARLDGGGASPLYVALDGKLIGLLVYTDPIRPEASSVIRALSCKGIKQVVMLTGDHPAIAEKVARTLGISRFIADVFPGEKAEIVRSLQKEGYTVAVVGDGINDTPALVQADVGISVKGGADVARETAHVSFLEGNLWKIPQAIDIARESLQLIQQNWSINFYPNTAAIILAVLGVLNPIGTTIVSNGSAILASCNALRPLISNPEASYDYCDR from the coding sequence ATGCCGATTCAATATCGTATTGCCCAGGCGATTCCTGGTCGTCTTCGATTACGGGTTGATCTGAGGGGGGATTTCCAAAAGGAGGGCATGGTAAAGGCTCTTGAAGATTTCCTCCGCTGTCAGAAAGGGGTTTTCAAGGTCAATTATAACCGCCATTGCAGAAGCCTCACGGTGCAGTATAATCCTGTAGATACCAGCGGGGACGAACTCATGCGGCTTATTTCCAAGGTTTCGGTCGAGACCTTGAAACTCCGGCAACGAAATCCTGAGCACCAGAAACCGGAGGCAGAAGGGTTTTCCTGGTTACCCTTTACCTTATCGAGTGTAGCGCTCATTCTGGGCACCTTTACCGAGTCTTCTCTTATGCCTTTCTTGCTCCTTGGGGCCAGTATTCCTATATTTTCCCGCGCTTTCGTTTCAGTAACCAAAGAAAAAAAGCTGAATGTGGATGTCCTCGATGCCTCGGCAACGGCCCTCCTCTCTTTTCAGCGGCAATATACTACCGCTGCGGCTATGGTCTGGCTCGTTTCCCTTGGAGACTTTATCCGCAATGCCACTGTGCGGCAGTCTCACCGGGCGATCGAAGGCCTTTTCGATGGCCATGATCTTACCGCCTGGGTAGTGCGCGATGGGAAAAAGATTCTGATAAAGGCCGAGGGGGTTCAGATCGGGGATGAAGTCGTTGTTTATCCAGGCGAACTCATTCCTGTGGATGGAATTGTCCTGGAAGGAAAAGCGACCGTTGACCAGAAAATCCTTACCGGCGAATCGCTGCCTGTGGAAAAGGAAAAGGGAAACAAAGTCTTTGCCGGAACCGTGGTGAGAGAAGGCAAAGTCTACCTGAGAGCGGAAAAGGTCGGTGCTGAGACTACCCAGGCCAAAATCATTCAACTCGTCAACCAGGCACCAACCCAGGAAACCCGGGTTCAAAATTATGCCGAGCATTTTGCCAACCGTCTTGTACCCTGGAGCTTTCTGGCTGCCGGAACTTCTTTCGCCATTACGGGGAATAGCAATCCCGCGGCATCCCTTCTCATTGTGGATTATGGGACAGGTATCCGGATTGCCGCCCCAACCACTGTCCTGAGTTCAATGACCAGGGCTGCCCGTCAGGGGATCCTCATCAAGGGAGGACGCTACCTGGAGAAACTGGCTGCGATCGATGCGGTCATTTTTGACAAAACCGGCACCCTGACTCTGGGAGAACCTGAAATAGTCGATATTATCCCTTATGGGAAAAAAAATACGCCTGAGTGGGTCCTCAGCCTGGCTGCCGCTTCAGAAGACCGCATCACTCATCCCACAGCCGAAGCTATCGTTCGCGCTGCAAAACAAAGGGGGATTGACATACCGGAGCGGGAGTCGTCCGAATATACGATCGGGCTTGGTATCGAAGCTTGCGTCGGCGGGTCGGTGGTTATGGTAGGATGTCACCGCTTCATGGCTCTGAAAAAGGTTCCCATGAAAAGAGCCAGCCGGGATATTGCGCGGCTCGATGGCGGAGGGGCCTCTCCTTTGTATGTTGCGCTTGACGGGAAATTAATCGGGCTTTTGGTTTATACCGACCCTATTCGCCCCGAAGCGTCGAGCGTCATCCGCGCCCTGAGCTGCAAGGGGATAAAACAGGTTGTCATGCTGACAGGAGACCATCCGGCAATTGCCGAAAAAGTAGCCCGAACGCTGGGAATTTCACGCTTTATTGCCGATGTTTTTCCCGGTGAGAAGGCCGAAATCGTGAGATCTCTTCAAAAGGAAGGATATACGGTAGCGGTCGTTGGAGACGGAATCAACGATACACCGGCCCTCGTGCAAGCCGATGTGGGGATATCGGTAAAAGGGGGAGCGGATGTTGCCAGGGAGACGGCCCATGTTTCCTTCCTTGAAGGAAACCTCTGGAAAATACCACAAGCCATCGATATTGCGAGGGAATCTCTTCAACTTATCCAGCAGAACTGGAGCATCAATTTTTATCCCAACACTGCCGCCATCATCCTCGCGGTTTTGGGTGTTCTGAACCCTATCGGGACAACGATCGTGAGCAACGGATCGGCTATTCTCGCCTCATGCAACGCTCTCAGGCCCTTGATCTCGAATCCTGAAGCCAGCTACGACTATTGCGACCGATAA
- a CDS encoding DUF1887 family CARF protein produces MKTILISLVSEQTVPNILAIHHFKPDELLFISTRDMEAKGKTSAILDTMSRLGLKYQRDMIMVQEDSILDCHRQLEEWIKGREDSEFVVNLTGGTKIMSIAAYEFFKDYSSRMIYVPIPRNEFIVPFPKKSPGRPTEFDLRLSVVQYLAAYGLKVVNEGKLETYCQEARKRKGLSELIVQNYAQLKNLLLWLCGMLRPHRSEKMFELTGNFTAENQEEKDFFSRFGFSYSGGIITRKLDRSDIRYLTGGWLEEYCFNIISEWLGCGIDDVAIGLQLRNSRGRENEFDVMFTKDNALYFAECKSLDQDEDEDASQALYKIGALQREFGLRVKSFFVTTSPYILKDGKVREAIQARSEQFQTWLVSPTEIGQLKEIIAQKLNIHQGEIS; encoded by the coding sequence ATGAAAACTATCCTGATTTCTCTGGTAAGTGAGCAGACCGTTCCCAATATTCTGGCCATCCATCATTTCAAGCCTGATGAGCTATTGTTCATTTCAACCAGGGATATGGAGGCCAAAGGTAAAACTTCAGCCATCCTGGATACCATGAGCAGGCTGGGGCTAAAGTACCAGCGTGATATGATTATGGTCCAGGAAGACTCAATCCTTGATTGTCACCGGCAGCTTGAAGAATGGATCAAAGGCAGGGAAGATAGTGAATTTGTGGTCAATCTGACTGGCGGAACAAAGATTATGTCCATCGCGGCCTATGAATTTTTCAAGGATTACAGCAGCAGGATGATCTATGTGCCGATACCAAGGAATGAATTTATCGTGCCATTTCCGAAGAAAAGTCCGGGCAGACCTACGGAATTTGATCTGCGGTTGAGTGTCGTTCAATACCTGGCCGCCTATGGCCTGAAAGTGGTGAATGAGGGGAAATTGGAAACTTACTGTCAGGAGGCCAGAAAGCGGAAAGGCTTATCCGAATTGATAGTACAAAACTATGCTCAGCTTAAAAATCTGCTGCTCTGGTTATGCGGTATGTTGAGGCCTCATCGCAGTGAAAAAATGTTTGAGCTTACCGGCAATTTTACAGCAGAGAATCAGGAGGAAAAAGATTTTTTTTCACGGTTTGGATTTAGTTATTCCGGCGGGATTATTACCAGAAAGTTAGACCGCTCAGATATCAGATACCTGACTGGGGGATGGCTTGAGGAATATTGTTTCAATATCATCTCAGAATGGCTTGGCTGTGGCATTGATGACGTGGCGATCGGGCTTCAGCTCAGAAACAGCCGGGGTAGGGAGAACGAATTCGATGTCATGTTTACCAAAGATAATGCTCTCTACTTTGCAGAGTGCAAATCCCTCGACCAGGACGAGGATGAAGATGCCAGCCAGGCCCTTTACAAGATCGGTGCCTTGCAGAGGGAATTTGGCTTAAGAGTAAAGAGCTTCTTCGTGACTACCTCACCATACATTTTAAAGGATGGAAAGGTAAGAGAAGCTATTCAGGCACGGTCGGAGCAATTTCAGACCTGGCTTGTCTCACCTACTGAGATTGGCCAACTGAAAGAAATAATTGCTCAGAAACTCAATATTCACCAGGGAGAAATAAGTTGA
- the csm5 gene encoding type III-A CRISPR-associated RAMP protein Csm5 produces the protein MSVTKMILADSIKERKRLRLQVISPVHIGTREGKLIALEFAAYGGKVYIIDENQFGSFLKRRNLIDYFVHDVSNGRLQMQAFLKNTAKADLSTVLPEISSQIIPSGSTDMANMNEFRPCIRDANGQIFLPGTSLKGVFRTALLYRMLTQGDNKQLAASIQQKADSGLDGRLSDYQKKHYSSKWLQEDLLQKFLLPKGKPGSYEDILRCLTVRDAYPEGELETQVIKLKFLSKGANGKHYFSQQKDGIGQPIGKDLELWVEAITAGTFSLELTWDHTLYAKFKDHTPNLPLKDLQDLINAVDQFNNALLGNEEGFFRTVQPIVPKHITAKNFSRLSFSISQASQSAQSIGQWYKTHKDTMLRVGFGSGLLSTTVALAFNEETRRKIRNACGHPRGNDPAPKSRRVWQKTDSQWLPMGWMTMKAEEEQK, from the coding sequence GTGAGTGTAACAAAAATGATTTTAGCGGATAGTATTAAGGAAAGAAAAAGGCTAAGGCTTCAAGTAATTTCCCCTGTTCATATAGGGACAAGAGAAGGGAAGTTAATAGCCTTAGAGTTTGCTGCCTATGGCGGCAAGGTATACATTATAGATGAAAACCAATTTGGCAGTTTTCTTAAAAGGCGCAATCTCATTGATTATTTTGTACATGATGTAAGCAATGGGCGCCTTCAGATGCAAGCATTTCTAAAGAACACGGCAAAAGCAGATCTATCTACGGTTTTGCCTGAGATTTCAAGTCAAATAATTCCCAGTGGTAGCACCGATATGGCCAATATGAATGAATTCCGGCCATGTATCCGTGATGCCAATGGCCAGATATTTCTTCCGGGTACATCCTTGAAAGGAGTATTTCGTACAGCACTTCTTTATAGGATGCTGACCCAAGGTGACAATAAGCAATTGGCAGCATCGATACAGCAGAAGGCGGATTCTGGCCTCGATGGGCGGCTTTCTGATTATCAGAAAAAACACTACTCGTCTAAATGGCTTCAGGAGGATCTGCTCCAAAAATTCCTTTTGCCCAAGGGGAAACCAGGCTCATATGAAGATATCCTGCGATGCTTGACTGTTCGGGATGCATATCCCGAAGGGGAATTGGAGACTCAAGTCATAAAACTGAAATTCCTTTCTAAGGGAGCAAATGGAAAGCATTATTTTAGCCAGCAAAAAGATGGGATTGGACAACCAATAGGCAAGGATTTAGAATTATGGGTTGAAGCTATTACTGCTGGAACCTTTAGCCTTGAGTTAACGTGGGATCATACTCTCTATGCGAAGTTCAAGGACCACACGCCCAATTTGCCACTGAAAGATCTTCAAGACCTTATAAACGCAGTTGATCAGTTTAATAATGCTTTACTGGGCAATGAAGAAGGATTTTTTAGAACTGTCCAACCGATTGTTCCCAAGCACATTACAGCTAAAAATTTTTCACGCTTATCATTCAGTATTTCTCAGGCATCCCAAAGTGCTCAAAGCATCGGTCAATGGTATAAGACCCACAAGGATACGATGTTGCGTGTAGGGTTTGGCTCTGGTCTGCTTTCAACAACAGTAGCTTTGGCTTTCAATGAAGAAACACGAAGGAAGATTAGAAATGCGTGTGGCCATCCAAGAGGGAATGACCCTGCACCAAAATCAAGGAGAGTTTGGCAAAAAACTGATAGTCAGTGGCTGCCAATGGGATGGATGACAATGAAAGCAGAAGAAGAACAAAAATAA
- the pstS gene encoding phosphate ABC transporter substrate-binding protein PstS, with amino-acid sequence MKVRTYLLSFLLSAFLVICAFAPRVESLTINGAGASFPYPIYAQWAHTYEQTSGQKLNYQSIGSGGGIAQIKAKTVDFGASDAPLKKEELDASGLIQFPMIMGGVVPVVNIKGVKAGEMKLTPQLLSDIFLGTITRWNDRAVKAVNPGLKLPDKTITVVHRADGSGTTWIFTNYLDKVSAQWHEKVGTDKAVAWPVGVGGKGNEGVAAYVQRIDGSIGYVEFAYALENKMAHALLKNKAGKFVEPTIETFQAAAANADWEHAPGFYLVLTDQAGENSWPITGASFILVYREQAEAERAKGMLKFFDWCYQNGTKEAQDLQYVPMPQNVVKLVESTWSKEIKAAGQPVWP; translated from the coding sequence ATGAAAGTCAGGACTTATCTGCTGAGTTTTCTGCTATCTGCATTTCTCGTGATCTGTGCCTTTGCACCCCGGGTTGAATCCTTGACCATTAACGGGGCGGGAGCATCGTTCCCGTATCCCATTTACGCTCAATGGGCACACACGTATGAGCAAACAAGCGGCCAGAAACTCAACTACCAATCCATCGGTTCGGGGGGAGGCATAGCTCAGATCAAGGCTAAAACTGTAGACTTTGGCGCTTCGGATGCTCCGCTCAAGAAAGAAGAGCTGGATGCAAGCGGCCTGATCCAATTCCCCATGATCATGGGAGGAGTTGTGCCGGTTGTCAATATCAAGGGAGTGAAGGCAGGAGAGATGAAGCTCACCCCGCAGCTTTTGAGTGACATCTTCCTGGGCACGATAACCAGGTGGAATGACCGGGCTGTCAAGGCGGTCAACCCCGGACTGAAACTCCCCGATAAAACCATTACCGTAGTACACCGGGCGGACGGATCGGGAACTACCTGGATTTTCACCAATTACCTGGATAAGGTCTCGGCGCAATGGCATGAAAAAGTTGGAACCGACAAGGCTGTTGCCTGGCCTGTCGGCGTGGGTGGCAAAGGGAATGAAGGTGTGGCCGCTTATGTGCAGCGCATCGACGGATCGATCGGATACGTCGAATTTGCCTATGCTCTGGAGAACAAAATGGCCCACGCGCTGCTGAAGAACAAGGCCGGCAAATTCGTTGAGCCAACGATCGAGACTTTCCAGGCTGCCGCAGCCAACGCCGACTGGGAGCATGCTCCCGGCTTCTATCTGGTCCTGACCGACCAGGCCGGTGAAAACAGTTGGCCGATTACCGGCGCATCCTTTATCCTCGTTTACCGCGAGCAGGCAGAGGCAGAAAGAGCCAAGGGTATGCTCAAATTTTTTGACTGGTGCTACCAGAATGGAACGAAAGAAGCACAAGACCTCCAGTATGTGCCAATGCCCCAGAATGTGGTTAAACTTGTGGAATCTACATGGAGCAAAGAAATAAAGGCCGCAGGTCAGCCTGTCTGGCCGTAA
- the csm4 gene encoding type III-A CRISPR-associated RAMP protein Csm4, with protein MSIYLYRLTFHGPVHFGKTGIGLENTEDRLSSDSLSSAIINAFSVLGEADQVVKALCTDKPPFILSSLFPFGPIGEAKELYYALPRPLCEPHITDNRILKNMGKDIKRVRYLQPQDFGRWIEDKPLTEDELRKIIERSQKLAKPCDEGNKNGWWIQDLRPRAALDRMSQNSALWLCGALYFADQAGLYGLVNFHDENWKPRLSTAFRVLGDMGLGGERTYGMGSFCFSEFESPGPEWQSLLCSKENSSKKVLLSLYHPLKKELSDLDQQLEAWDLVERKGYIVSGRDATTLKRQRVWMFTEGSVAKGPLKGLMVDVTPDNAVSLGLVHRVYRSGLAFLLPSGGLV; from the coding sequence ATGAGTATCTACCTCTACCGCCTTACTTTTCATGGCCCAGTTCATTTTGGGAAGACAGGTATCGGCCTTGAAAACACTGAGGATCGCCTATCTTCCGATTCTCTGAGCTCTGCTATCATCAACGCTTTTTCGGTTCTTGGGGAGGCTGATCAGGTAGTTAAAGCTCTCTGTACCGATAAGCCCCCTTTTATTTTAAGTTCCCTTTTCCCTTTCGGACCTATAGGTGAGGCAAAAGAACTCTATTATGCTTTGCCCCGTCCCTTATGTGAACCTCACATAACAGATAACAGAATTCTAAAGAACATGGGCAAGGACATAAAAAGAGTCAGGTACCTTCAGCCACAGGATTTTGGTCGATGGATTGAAGATAAGCCGCTGACAGAGGATGAACTCAGAAAAATCATCGAGAGGAGCCAAAAGTTAGCTAAACCTTGTGATGAGGGAAACAAGAACGGCTGGTGGATACAGGACCTGCGGCCCCGCGCAGCTTTGGATCGGATGAGTCAAAACAGTGCCCTTTGGTTATGTGGTGCACTGTATTTTGCTGATCAGGCAGGGCTTTATGGCCTGGTAAATTTTCACGATGAAAATTGGAAGCCACGTTTATCCACGGCGTTTAGGGTTTTGGGAGATATGGGGCTTGGTGGAGAGCGAACTTATGGCATGGGAAGTTTTTGCTTTTCTGAATTTGAATCACCTGGTCCTGAATGGCAATCGCTTCTGTGCAGCAAAGAAAATAGCAGTAAGAAGGTATTACTCTCTTTGTACCACCCTTTAAAGAAGGAGTTGTCAGATCTTGATCAACAACTTGAGGCATGGGACCTTGTAGAGCGTAAAGGATATATAGTAAGCGGAAGAGATGCGACTACCCTTAAGCGCCAAAGAGTTTGGATGTTTACTGAAGGGAGTGTAGCCAAAGGACCGTTGAAAGGGCTCATGGTTGATGTTACACCAGATAACGCTGTCAGTCTTGGCCTTGTTCATAGAGTCTATCGCTCTGGTTTGGCATTTCTTCTTCCCAGTGGAGGTCTAGTGTGA
- a CDS encoding HMA2 domain-containing protein, with protein MNPGNVRIIHAIPGRVRIRILKIKNNPALAAEIREKFSVIDGMKQVEANPVTGSILIHYDPGIIHSLHSLGSLWEVFSEFFPELTLPECQTLFISRSEAFGQAVSSQDRIAGIFGKFDTTVKEASGLSLKTIFPLALFILGVRQLLVSQDTPLPNWYDFLWFSFSAFFLLNKPTK; from the coding sequence ATGAATCCGGGTAACGTGAGGATTATTCATGCCATCCCCGGCAGGGTACGGATAAGAATCCTGAAAATAAAGAATAATCCAGCCTTGGCCGCTGAAATCAGAGAAAAGTTTTCAGTCATAGATGGAATGAAACAGGTGGAGGCAAACCCAGTAACCGGCAGTATACTGATTCATTATGATCCGGGGATAATTCACTCTCTTCACTCTTTAGGCTCCCTTTGGGAGGTCTTTTCCGAATTTTTCCCTGAACTGACATTACCGGAGTGCCAGACCCTTTTTATTTCCCGGAGCGAAGCCTTTGGCCAGGCAGTATCTTCGCAGGACAGAATTGCCGGGATCTTCGGGAAATTCGATACCACGGTGAAAGAAGCCAGCGGCTTGAGCCTGAAAACCATCTTCCCTCTGGCTCTCTTCATACTTGGCGTCCGCCAGCTCCTGGTATCTCAGGACACTCCTCTCCCAAACTGGTATGATTTTCTCTGGTTTTCCTTCAGCGCTTTCTTCCTGTTAAATAAGCCAACTAAATAA
- a CDS encoding response regulator transcription factor has product MAKGRILVIDDEEDILEVVRYNLVREGYFVELATCGEEALTKARSELPDLVVLDLMLPGVDGLEVCRTLKNNVTTSHIPVIMLSAKGDDVDIVSGFELGADDYMTKPFSPKVLIARIRAALRKRRKGDQADALTMVIHNLVIHPARHQVLVNGKAVELTATEFNILCLLTRKPGWVFTRNQIINAIKGDDYAVTDRSVDVQIAGLRKKLGVAGEYIETVRGVGYRLKE; this is encoded by the coding sequence ATGGCCAAAGGCAGGATTCTGGTCATTGATGATGAAGAGGACATATTGGAGGTGGTAAGATACAACCTGGTCAGGGAAGGGTACTTCGTGGAATTGGCTACCTGCGGTGAAGAAGCACTGACCAAAGCCAGATCAGAACTTCCCGACCTTGTCGTCCTTGATCTTATGCTGCCGGGAGTAGATGGCCTTGAGGTTTGCCGAACTTTAAAAAATAATGTCACGACCTCTCATATCCCTGTCATCATGCTATCAGCAAAAGGGGACGATGTTGACATCGTGTCTGGCTTTGAGCTTGGCGCTGACGATTATATGACCAAGCCTTTCAGTCCCAAAGTGCTGATAGCCAGAATCAGAGCAGCCTTGCGAAAGCGCAGGAAGGGTGATCAGGCAGATGCTTTGACCATGGTCATCCATAACCTGGTTATTCATCCCGCCCGCCATCAGGTGCTGGTGAACGGAAAAGCCGTAGAGCTCACAGCCACCGAGTTCAATATCTTGTGCCTCCTGACTCGCAAACCTGGGTGGGTTTTCACCCGTAACCAGATTATCAACGCTATCAAGGGAGATGATTATGCAGTCACGGACCGATCCGTTGATGTGCAGATCGCCGGATTGCGAAAGAAACTGGGCGTCGCAGGCGAGTATATTGAAACCGTACGAGGGGTTGGCTACAGGCTTAAAGAATAG
- the cas2 gene encoding CRISPR-associated endonuclease Cas2, whose protein sequence is MSQFIVVSYDIVDDQKRARVARVLKDYGARVQYSVFECKINEKQIIDLKNRLTKAINLKEDSIRIYSVCQECTKKITLIGESTTIQEDQPDYFVI, encoded by the coding sequence ATGAGCCAGTTTATAGTTGTTTCCTATGATATCGTTGATGACCAGAAAAGAGCCAGGGTAGCCAGGGTCCTCAAGGATTATGGTGCACGAGTGCAGTATAGTGTCTTTGAATGTAAAATTAATGAAAAACAAATAATAGACCTAAAAAATCGCTTGACAAAGGCTATTAATTTGAAAGAAGATAGCATCAGAATTTATTCTGTTTGCCAGGAATGCACCAAGAAAATTACCCTGATCGGCGAATCCACGACTATACAGGAGGATCAGCCGGATTACTTTGTGATCTGA
- a CDS encoding CRISPR-associated protein Csx3, with product MIEIDLSSFYTTTAKLSELDEYLNKARTLAGEGNEIMITGQAPIWLYLKVAHALHGKARKLIYRSPAAGEVVIFDHSPD from the coding sequence TTGATCGAGATCGACCTTTCATCATTCTACACCACTACAGCCAAACTTTCTGAGCTCGATGAGTATCTCAACAAGGCCAGGACGCTGGCTGGTGAGGGAAATGAGATCATGATTACCGGCCAGGCACCGATCTGGCTTTATCTCAAAGTAGCCCATGCCTTACATGGCAAGGCCAGAAAGCTTATTTACCGCTCACCCGCAGCAGGTGAGGTCGTCATTTTTGATCATAGCCCGGATTAA
- a CDS encoding HMA2 domain-containing protein, whose product MSIQPAYVHSLRGRLRIKVAEVKGDLLRAREIEHKLSGFEGIKHLKANPTTGSVLILYDPHQWEQGKIIKTFKELGYLKELCQKQGPDVKPYKSAFAAEAFEGIGQRVMKSLAQTLIESAIQGLVSSLI is encoded by the coding sequence ATGAGTATTCAGCCAGCTTATGTTCATTCTCTTCGGGGCAGATTGAGAATCAAGGTTGCGGAAGTAAAGGGTGATCTTTTGCGAGCCCGGGAAATAGAACATAAGCTTTCAGGATTTGAAGGGATTAAACATCTTAAGGCAAATCCAACTACCGGCAGTGTCCTGATCCTTTATGATCCACATCAATGGGAACAGGGCAAAATAATAAAAACCTTCAAAGAGTTAGGGTACTTGAAGGAACTTTGTCAAAAGCAAGGTCCGGATGTGAAGCCTTATAAATCGGCCTTTGCTGCGGAGGCATTTGAAGGGATAGGTCAAAGGGTCATGAAGAGCCTGGCACAAACACTGATAGAGAGTGCTATTCAGGGTTTGGTCAGCTCGTTAATTTAA
- a CDS encoding DUF5132 domain-containing protein, with translation MALLDGLSGRWGQTIFIGVAVGLATPVIMPILWSVARPLAKSVIKEGLIISDKVKEITAEAREQLGDLVAEVKAERADTTPAGAQLSSAQEG, from the coding sequence ATGGCCTTACTTGATGGATTGTCCGGACGGTGGGGACAAACAATTTTTATCGGGGTGGCAGTCGGTCTGGCTACCCCTGTCATTATGCCTATTTTGTGGTCTGTAGCCCGCCCTTTGGCTAAATCGGTAATCAAAGAAGGGCTCATTATCAGTGACAAGGTAAAGGAAATCACTGCTGAGGCTCGTGAGCAATTGGGCGATCTCGTTGCAGAGGTAAAGGCCGAGAGAGCGGATACGACTCCTGCTGGTGCGCAACTGAGCTCAGCTCAAGAAGGTTAA
- the cas1 gene encoding CRISPR-associated endonuclease Cas1, translating to MGILYLIEQGACLRKASRRLIVEKDGVTLQEIPSFQISSILIFGSIQVTTQAISYLLDNGIDIGFFSMSGHLRGRLVAVASKNIFLRLAQYECTRTPERKLELAKRFIRGKLANQRTLLLRYQRNHPEVDFSKELDTLNQLIPSISQKKTVESLMGVEGAGSGAYFRGYSRMVSGEFSFKQRRMHPSPDPVNALLSLGYTLMTNELASLAEAVGFDPFIGFLHGFRYGRQSLPLDLVEEFRHPVVDMLTLNLLNKRVLSPEDFVPQENKGMYLTREGLKRYLAAYEKRMAKPFVDREGGGSDGDGDKDWEGEGESGKEAAERGRSGGGSGSITFREYFKRQIEKLQRALLYKEEYTPFTVR from the coding sequence ATGGGCATCTTATACCTTATTGAGCAGGGAGCCTGCCTGCGGAAAGCTTCCAGGCGACTGATCGTGGAAAAGGATGGAGTGACCCTGCAGGAAATCCCCAGCTTTCAGATAAGCAGTATTCTGATCTTTGGTTCTATCCAGGTCACTACCCAGGCGATCAGCTATCTGCTGGATAATGGCATAGATATCGGATTCTTCAGCATGAGCGGGCATCTTCGGGGCAGACTGGTAGCTGTGGCATCAAAAAACATTTTCCTGCGCCTGGCCCAGTATGAATGCACCCGCACTCCTGAACGTAAGCTTGAGCTGGCCAAAAGGTTCATCAGGGGCAAGCTCGCTAACCAGAGGACTCTGCTTTTACGATACCAGAGAAATCACCCGGAGGTTGATTTCTCAAAAGAGCTCGATACTCTCAACCAGTTAATCCCCTCCATCAGCCAGAAAAAGACCGTTGAGTCCCTGATGGGTGTGGAAGGAGCAGGCAGCGGAGCATACTTTCGGGGTTACAGCCGGATGGTGAGCGGAGAGTTCTCATTTAAGCAGAGGCGGATGCACCCATCGCCCGACCCGGTCAACGCTCTGCTGAGCCTTGGCTATACCCTGATGACCAATGAGCTGGCCTCCCTGGCCGAAGCTGTCGGGTTTGACCCTTTTATCGGTTTTCTTCATGGATTCCGCTATGGACGCCAATCATTGCCGCTGGACTTGGTCGAAGAGTTCCGGCATCCAGTGGTGGATATGCTCACCCTGAACCTGCTCAATAAAAGGGTCCTCTCCCCAGAGGATTTTGTGCCCCAGGAGAACAAAGGTATGTACCTTACCAGGGAAGGATTAAAGCGATACCTTGCTGCCTATGAGAAACGTATGGCTAAACCCTTTGTTGATAGGGAAGGAGGGGGAAGTGATGGAGATGGAGATAAAGATTGGGAAGGTGAAGGCGAGAGCGGAAAGGAAGCTGCAGAAAGAGGTAGAAGCGGGGGTGGGAGTGGAAGTATTACCTTCCGGGAATATTTCAAGCGGCAAATAGAAAAACTCCAAAGGGCTTTGTTATACAAAGAAGAATATACTCCTTTTACAGTACGGTAA